The following coding sequences lie in one Saccharopolyspora hordei genomic window:
- the rhaI gene encoding L-rhamnose isomerase, whose amino-acid sequence MATTSEIKQQLRAQRIETPSWAYGNSGTRFKVFAQPGVPRTVREKIDDAAQVHAFTGVAPSVALHIPWDRVDDYAALAEYAEDAGVRLGAINANVFQDDDYKLGSVTNPDPRVRRKALDHLLECVDIMDATGSRDLKLWFADGTNYPGQDDIRDRQDRLAEALAAVYERLGEGQRMLLEYKLFEPAFYTTDVPDWGTAYAHCLQLGERAQVCVDTGHHAPGTNIEFIVAVLLRAGKLGAFDFNSRFYADDDLMVGAADPFQLFRIMVEVVRGGGLDPAAGVAFMLDQCHNVEPKIPGQIRSVCNVQEATAKALLVDRDALTAAQRSGDVIGANDVLMDAYKTDVRPLLGELRAEMGLDPDPMAAYLRSGYQERIAADRVGGAQAGWGA is encoded by the coding sequence ATGGCGACGACTTCGGAGATCAAGCAGCAGCTCCGCGCGCAGCGGATCGAGACGCCGTCGTGGGCGTACGGGAACTCCGGAACCCGGTTCAAGGTCTTCGCCCAACCCGGCGTACCGCGCACCGTGCGGGAGAAGATCGACGACGCCGCGCAGGTGCACGCCTTCACGGGCGTGGCGCCCAGCGTCGCCCTGCACATCCCGTGGGACCGGGTGGACGACTACGCCGCGCTGGCCGAGTACGCCGAGGACGCCGGGGTGCGGCTCGGCGCGATCAACGCCAACGTCTTCCAGGACGACGACTACAAGCTCGGCAGCGTCACCAACCCGGACCCGCGCGTCCGCCGCAAGGCGCTGGACCACCTGCTGGAGTGCGTGGACATCATGGACGCCACCGGCTCCCGCGACCTCAAGCTGTGGTTCGCCGACGGCACGAACTACCCGGGGCAGGACGACATCCGGGACCGCCAGGACCGGCTGGCCGAAGCGCTGGCGGCGGTGTACGAGCGGCTGGGCGAGGGGCAGCGGATGCTGCTGGAGTACAAGCTCTTCGAGCCCGCCTTCTACACCACCGACGTCCCGGACTGGGGCACCGCCTACGCGCACTGCCTGCAGCTCGGCGAGCGCGCGCAGGTGTGCGTCGACACCGGGCACCACGCGCCCGGCACCAACATCGAGTTCATCGTCGCGGTCCTGCTGCGCGCTGGCAAGCTCGGCGCGTTCGACTTCAACTCCCGCTTCTACGCCGACGACGACCTCATGGTGGGAGCGGCGGACCCGTTCCAGCTGTTCCGCATCATGGTCGAGGTCGTGCGCGGCGGCGGGCTCGACCCGGCGGCGGGCGTGGCGTTCATGCTCGACCAGTGCCACAACGTGGAACCGAAGATCCCCGGCCAGATCCGGTCGGTGTGCAACGTCCAGGAGGCCACCGCCAAGGCGCTGCTGGTGGACCGCGACGCGCTGACCGCGGCGCAGCGCAGCGGTGACGTCATCGGCGCCAACGACGTGCTGATGGACGCCTACAAGACCGACGTGCGCCCGCTGCTGGGCGAACTGCGCGCGGAGATGGGACTCGACCCGGACCCGATGGCCGCCTACCTGCGGTCGGGGTACCAGGAACGGATCGCCGCCGACCGGGTGGGCGGCGCACAAGCGGGGTGGGGAGCCTGA
- a CDS encoding bifunctional aldolase/short-chain dehydrogenase, which translates to MSTVDELIARSNRLGADPANTNYAGGNTSAKGRDTDPATGQPVDLMWVKGSGGDLGTLTPDGLAVLRLDRLRALQDVYPGVEREDEMVAALDYCLHGKGGAAPSIDTAMHGLVDAAHVDHLHPDAGIALATAADGDELTQRCFGDRVVWVPWRRPGFQLGLDIAAIKAAHPRAIGCILGGHGITAWGDTSEECEAHSLEIIRTAAEFLAAHGKPDPFGPAVPEYAPLPEAQRRERAAALAPVLRGLVSTDRRQVGHFTDSEVVLDFLAHREHPRLAALGTSCPDHFLRTKVRPMVLDLPPTAPLDEVVERLRELHAEYREDYRAYYERYATPDSPPMRGADPAIVLVPGVGMFSFGADAQTARVAGEFYVNAINVMRGAESVSRYEPIDEREKFRIEYWELEEAKLRRRPEPKPLATRVALVTGAASGIGKATARRLAAEGACVVIADRDADAAEEVARELGGPDTAVAVDVDVTDEDQVVRAFRAAALAFGGVDLVVNNAGLSISKPLLETTVDDWDLQHDVMARGSFLVSREAARMLVAQGQGGDIVYITSKNSVVAGPNNIAYSATKADQAHQVRLLAAELGEHGIRVNGVNPDGVVRGSGIFAGGWGAQRAAVYGIEESELGAFYAQRTLLKREVLPEHVANAVFVLTSGELSHTTGLHVPVDAGVAAAFLR; encoded by the coding sequence ATGAGCACAGTCGACGAGCTGATCGCGCGGTCGAACCGGCTGGGCGCCGACCCGGCCAACACCAACTACGCCGGGGGCAACACCTCGGCCAAGGGCCGCGACACCGACCCGGCCACCGGGCAGCCGGTGGACCTGATGTGGGTCAAGGGCTCCGGCGGAGACCTCGGCACGCTGACGCCGGACGGCCTGGCGGTGCTGCGCCTGGACCGGCTGCGCGCGCTGCAGGACGTCTACCCGGGCGTGGAGCGCGAGGACGAGATGGTCGCCGCGCTGGACTACTGCCTGCACGGCAAGGGCGGCGCCGCGCCGTCCATCGACACCGCCATGCACGGGCTGGTGGACGCCGCGCACGTCGACCACCTGCACCCGGACGCGGGCATCGCGCTGGCGACCGCCGCGGACGGCGACGAGCTCACCCAGCGCTGCTTCGGCGACCGCGTGGTGTGGGTCCCCTGGCGGCGCCCCGGTTTCCAGCTGGGGCTGGACATCGCGGCGATCAAGGCCGCCCACCCGCGCGCCATCGGCTGCATCCTCGGCGGTCACGGCATCACGGCGTGGGGCGACACCTCGGAGGAGTGCGAGGCGCACTCGCTGGAGATCATCCGCACCGCCGCGGAGTTCCTCGCCGCCCACGGCAAGCCGGACCCGTTCGGCCCGGCCGTGCCGGAGTACGCGCCGCTGCCGGAGGCGCAGCGGCGGGAACGCGCCGCGGCGCTGGCGCCGGTGCTCCGCGGGCTGGTGTCCACCGACCGCAGGCAGGTCGGGCACTTCACCGACTCCGAGGTGGTGCTGGACTTCCTGGCCCACCGCGAGCACCCCAGGCTGGCGGCACTGGGGACCTCGTGCCCGGACCACTTCCTGCGCACCAAGGTGCGGCCCATGGTGCTGGACCTGCCGCCGACCGCGCCGCTGGACGAGGTGGTCGAGCGGCTGCGAGAGCTGCACGCCGAGTACCGCGAGGACTACCGCGCCTACTACGAGCGCTACGCTACCCCCGACTCGCCGCCGATGCGCGGCGCGGACCCGGCGATCGTGCTGGTCCCGGGCGTGGGCATGTTCTCCTTCGGCGCCGACGCCCAGACCGCCCGCGTGGCCGGGGAGTTCTACGTCAACGCGATCAACGTGATGCGCGGCGCCGAGTCGGTGTCCCGCTACGAGCCGATCGACGAGCGCGAGAAGTTCCGCATCGAGTACTGGGAACTGGAAGAGGCCAAGCTGCGCCGGCGGCCGGAGCCCAAGCCGCTCGCGACGCGGGTCGCGCTGGTCACCGGCGCGGCGTCGGGCATCGGCAAGGCCACGGCGCGCCGGCTCGCGGCGGAGGGGGCGTGCGTGGTCATCGCCGACCGCGACGCCGACGCGGCCGAGGAGGTGGCCCGCGAGCTGGGCGGACCGGACACCGCCGTCGCGGTCGACGTCGACGTCACCGACGAGGACCAGGTCGTGCGCGCCTTCCGGGCCGCCGCGCTGGCCTTCGGCGGCGTGGACCTGGTGGTGAACAACGCGGGCCTGTCCATCTCCAAGCCGCTGCTGGAGACCACTGTGGACGACTGGGACCTGCAGCACGACGTGATGGCCCGCGGCTCGTTCCTGGTGTCCCGGGAGGCCGCGCGGATGCTCGTCGCGCAGGGCCAGGGCGGTGACATCGTCTACATCACCAGCAAGAACAGCGTGGTCGCCGGGCCGAACAACATCGCCTACAGCGCCACGAAGGCCGACCAGGCCCACCAGGTGCGCCTGCTGGCCGCCGAGCTGGGCGAGCACGGCATCCGCGTCAACGGGGTCAACCCGGACGGCGTGGTGCGCGGCTCGGGGATCTTCGCCGGGGGCTGGGGCGCGCAGCGCGCCGCGGTGTACGGGATCGAGGAGTCCGAGCTCGGGGCCTTCTACGCGCAGCGCACGCTGCTCAAGCGCGAGGTGCTGCCGGAGCACGTCGCGAACGCGGTGTTCGTGCTGACCAGCGGCGAGCTCTCCCACACCACCGGGCTGCACGTGCCGGTGGACGCCGGGGTGGCCGCCGCGTTCCTGCGATGA
- a CDS encoding rhamnulokinase, which produces MTAFAAVDLGASSGRVMVGRPADGGIELTEVHRFPNQPVRTDGRLRWDIAALYRGVLDGLRAAGPVSSIGIDSWAVDYGLLDAGGALVANPVHYRDARTDAAIERVLAAIPLPELYANTGIQFLPFNTLFQLAADPPPPTAARALLVPDLIAHWLTGVPGTEETNASTTAMLDPRTRQWSREVADRAGVDVGLFPPLRRPGDPAGVLRPEIGLGAVPVRAVGSHDTASAVVGVPAEGEDFAYISSGTWSLVGVELDAPLLSEDARQAGFTNEAGVDGTTRFLRNVTGLWILQECQRVWGCRDTARLVREAAELPRGPVVDVDDARFLPPGDMPSRIAGACRETGQPVPGTPAEVTRCVLDSLAEAYRRAIDDAVRITGRRVEVVHVVGGGAQNELLCQLTADACRRPVVAGPVEATALGNVLVQARAHGVVSGGLADLRAVLRRGRQLRTHLPR; this is translated from the coding sequence ATGACCGCCTTCGCCGCGGTCGACCTGGGCGCCTCCAGCGGGCGCGTCATGGTCGGCCGCCCGGCCGACGGCGGGATCGAGCTGACCGAGGTGCACCGGTTCCCGAACCAGCCGGTGCGCACCGACGGACGGCTGCGCTGGGACATCGCCGCGCTGTACCGGGGAGTCCTCGACGGGCTGCGGGCGGCGGGCCCGGTCAGCTCGATCGGCATCGACTCCTGGGCGGTGGACTACGGCCTGCTCGACGCCGGCGGTGCGCTGGTCGCGAACCCGGTGCACTACCGCGACGCGCGCACGGACGCGGCGATCGAGCGGGTGCTGGCCGCGATCCCGCTCCCGGAGCTCTACGCGAACACCGGCATCCAGTTCCTGCCGTTCAACACGCTGTTCCAGCTGGCGGCGGACCCACCGCCGCCCACGGCCGCGCGGGCGCTGCTGGTGCCCGACCTCATCGCGCACTGGCTGACCGGGGTGCCGGGCACGGAGGAGACCAACGCCTCCACCACCGCGATGCTCGACCCGCGCACCCGGCAGTGGTCGCGGGAGGTCGCCGACCGGGCCGGTGTCGACGTGGGCCTGTTCCCGCCGCTGCGCCGGCCCGGCGACCCGGCCGGGGTGCTGCGGCCCGAGATCGGGCTCGGCGCCGTCCCGGTGCGCGCGGTGGGCTCGCACGACACCGCGTCCGCGGTCGTCGGCGTCCCGGCGGAGGGCGAGGACTTCGCCTACATCTCCTCGGGGACCTGGTCGCTGGTCGGCGTGGAGCTCGACGCGCCGCTGCTGTCGGAGGACGCCCGGCAAGCCGGTTTCACCAACGAAGCCGGGGTGGACGGCACCACGCGGTTCCTGCGCAACGTCACCGGCCTGTGGATCCTCCAGGAGTGCCAGCGGGTGTGGGGGTGCCGCGACACCGCGCGGCTGGTCCGGGAGGCCGCCGAGCTGCCGAGGGGGCCGGTCGTCGACGTCGACGACGCCCGATTCCTGCCGCCCGGCGACATGCCGTCCCGGATCGCCGGCGCCTGCCGGGAGACCGGCCAGCCGGTGCCGGGAACGCCCGCGGAAGTCACCCGGTGCGTGCTGGACAGCCTCGCGGAGGCCTACCGGCGGGCGATCGACGACGCCGTGCGGATCACCGGGCGCCGGGTCGAGGTGGTGCACGTCGTCGGCGGGGGAGCGCAGAACGAGCTGCTCTGCCAGCTCACCGCCGACGCCTGCCGGCGGCCCGTCGTGGCCGGTCCGGTGGAGGCCACCGCGCTGGGCAACGTGCTGGTGCAGGCGCGGGCGCACGGGGTGGTCAGCGGCGGGCTCGCGGACCTGCGGGCGGTGCTCCGGCGCGGGCGGCAGCTGCGCACCCACCTGCCGCGCTAG
- a CDS encoding LacI family DNA-binding transcriptional regulator translates to MAGRGRGGPGAVSIKDVARHAGVSIATVSNALNRPELLSPTTRSRVLSVIDQLGYVRSESARQLRAGRSRVLGLLVLDMGNPFFVEVARGAEEAAHAADVGVMLCNSGQDPAAEAMYLSLFAEHRVRGVLITPTGTSSEQLDALRRNGIPHVYVDRVAADDEDSCSVSVDDVVGGQLAVRHLVERGHERIAHVTGPMSLAQCRDRLAGARDAIDEAGLPEEALAVVETTTLDVAAGRDAGSRLLGLPERPAAVFCANDLLALGVLQAMFAAGVRVPEDVAIVGYDDIEFAAAAAVPLTSVRQPARQLGRKAAELLLAETSGEPGHTHERVVFQPELVVRRSTLADRG, encoded by the coding sequence ATGGCGGGGAGGGGCCGCGGTGGGCCCGGTGCGGTGAGCATCAAGGACGTGGCCCGGCACGCCGGGGTCTCGATCGCGACCGTGTCGAACGCGCTGAACCGGCCCGAACTGCTCTCCCCCACCACGCGCAGCCGGGTGCTGTCGGTGATCGACCAGCTCGGCTACGTGCGCAGCGAGTCGGCCCGCCAGCTGCGCGCCGGGCGCAGCCGTGTCCTCGGCCTGCTCGTGCTGGACATGGGCAACCCGTTCTTCGTCGAGGTCGCGCGCGGGGCCGAGGAGGCCGCCCACGCCGCCGACGTCGGGGTGATGCTCTGCAACAGCGGGCAGGACCCGGCGGCCGAGGCGATGTACCTGTCGCTGTTCGCCGAGCACCGGGTCCGCGGCGTGCTGATCACCCCGACCGGCACCTCCAGCGAGCAGCTGGACGCGCTGCGGCGCAACGGCATCCCGCACGTCTACGTGGACCGGGTCGCCGCGGACGACGAGGACTCCTGCTCGGTCTCGGTGGACGACGTGGTGGGCGGGCAGCTGGCCGTGCGGCACCTCGTCGAGCGCGGCCACGAGCGCATCGCCCACGTCACCGGCCCGATGAGCCTCGCGCAGTGCCGCGACCGGCTGGCGGGCGCCCGCGACGCGATCGACGAGGCCGGGTTGCCCGAGGAGGCGCTCGCGGTCGTGGAGACCACGACGCTCGACGTCGCCGCGGGCCGGGACGCGGGTTCCCGGCTGCTGGGCCTGCCCGAACGGCCGGCCGCGGTGTTCTGCGCCAACGACCTGCTCGCCCTCGGCGTGCTGCAGGCGATGTTCGCCGCCGGGGTGCGCGTGCCGGAGGACGTCGCGATCGTCGGCTACGACGACATCGAGTTCGCCGCGGCCGCGGCCGTGCCGCTGACCTCGGTCCGCCAGCCGGCGCGGCAGCTGGGCCGCAAGGCTGCCGAGCTGCTGCTGGCCGAGACCAGCGGCGAACCCGGCCACACCCACGAGCGCGTGGTCTTCCAGCCGGAGCTCGTCGTCCGCCGGTCCACGCTGGCCGACCGCGGCTAG
- a CDS encoding SDR family oxidoreductase yields MTRCVVVTGSASGIGEALVRLLREQGDEVIGVDRDVADVQADLSTGDGRDRAVSGVAERSAGRVDAVVACAGVSHPEPVTVSTNYFGVVRLLEGLRPLLAAAPRPRAAVVGSISGTQPVDPGVVEACLQDDEPAALERARAVAERGAGHELYSSSKSALAQWVRRAAVSPEWAGAGVPLNAVAPGVVLSPMTAPLLADEEWRQVVEEAVPMPLHGFAEPVVIARALRWLVSEDNTHMAGQVIYVDGGAEATLRGPQTF; encoded by the coding sequence ATGACGCGTTGCGTGGTCGTGACCGGGTCGGCGTCGGGGATCGGCGAGGCGCTCGTGCGACTGCTGCGGGAGCAGGGTGACGAGGTGATCGGGGTCGACCGGGACGTCGCCGACGTCCAGGCGGACCTGTCCACCGGCGACGGGCGCGACCGGGCGGTGTCGGGCGTGGCCGAGCGCAGCGCGGGCCGCGTGGACGCCGTGGTCGCCTGCGCCGGTGTCTCGCACCCCGAGCCGGTCACGGTGAGCACCAACTACTTCGGCGTGGTGCGGCTGCTCGAGGGGCTGCGGCCGCTGCTCGCCGCCGCGCCCCGCCCGCGCGCGGCGGTCGTCGGGTCCATCTCGGGCACCCAGCCGGTCGACCCCGGCGTGGTCGAGGCCTGCCTGCAGGACGACGAGCCGGCGGCGCTGGAGCGCGCCCGCGCGGTGGCCGAGCGCGGTGCCGGCCACGAGCTCTACTCCTCGTCGAAGTCCGCCCTGGCCCAGTGGGTGCGGCGGGCGGCGGTGTCGCCGGAGTGGGCCGGTGCCGGGGTGCCGCTCAACGCGGTGGCCCCGGGCGTGGTGCTCAGCCCGATGACCGCACCGCTGCTCGCGGACGAGGAGTGGCGGCAGGTCGTGGAGGAGGCGGTGCCGATGCCGTTGCACGGCTTCGCCGAGCCCGTGGTCATCGCCCGGGCGCTCCGGTGGCTGGTCAGCGAGGACAACACGCACATGGCCGGGCAAGTGATCTATGTGGACGGTGGCGCGGAGGCGACCCTGCGCGGGCCGCAGACCTTCTGA
- a CDS encoding SDR family NAD(P)-dependent oxidoreductase codes for MDELRGTVALVTGAGQGVGQGIALALAGAGASVAVVGRTAAKLDATCALVRERGGRAEPFPFDVTDTAAVPGLVERVVEAMGRLDVLVNNAYTGRFGPLLSMSDEDFQRGFQSGPFAAFAFMKACHPHLKASGNASIVNLVTSAMVRWDTSTYGAYAAAKQALRSLTRTAASEWGRDGIRVNAIAPHALSPSLAAWTERNPEEAAEFVRSIPLGRIGDCEADIGRAVVALVGPDMRYLTGATLALDGGQALIS; via the coding sequence ATGGACGAGTTGCGGGGCACGGTCGCGCTGGTCACCGGCGCGGGGCAAGGCGTCGGTCAGGGCATCGCGCTCGCGCTGGCCGGTGCGGGGGCGTCCGTCGCGGTGGTCGGTCGCACCGCGGCGAAGCTGGACGCCACCTGCGCGCTGGTCCGCGAGCGCGGCGGCCGCGCCGAGCCGTTCCCCTTCGACGTCACCGACACCGCCGCCGTGCCCGGGCTGGTGGAGCGGGTCGTCGAGGCGATGGGCCGGCTCGACGTCCTGGTCAACAACGCCTACACCGGTCGCTTCGGCCCGCTGCTGTCGATGAGCGACGAGGACTTCCAGCGGGGCTTCCAGTCGGGGCCGTTCGCCGCGTTCGCGTTCATGAAAGCCTGCCACCCGCACCTGAAGGCCAGCGGGAACGCCTCGATCGTCAACCTCGTGACCTCGGCGATGGTGCGGTGGGACACCTCGACCTACGGCGCCTACGCCGCGGCGAAGCAGGCCCTGCGCTCGCTGACCAGGACGGCGGCCTCGGAGTGGGGGCGCGACGGGATCCGGGTGAACGCGATCGCGCCGCACGCGCTGTCGCCGAGCCTGGCGGCCTGGACCGAGCGCAATCCGGAGGAGGCCGCGGAGTTCGTCCGGTCCATCCCGTTGGGCCGCATCGGGGACTGCGAGGCCGACATCGGCCGCGCGGTCGTGGCCCTGGTCGGTCCGGACATGCGCTACCTGACCGGGGCCACGCTCGCCCTGGACGGAGGACAGGCCCTCATCAGCTGA
- a CDS encoding NADH:flavin oxidoreductase, producing the protein MLVTTTSPPVPDVFSPGKIGPLTLRNRTIKAATYEGLSHRGKVTRDLVDFHVRYAAGGVGMTTVAYCAVSPEGRTDKHQVLWRPEALPGLRVLTDAVHAEGAAVSAQIGHAGPVANPTGRGVVLAPSRHFRGLGFTTPASLGDLHRIVRDHAAAARMAIEAGFDAVEVHLGHNYLASSFLSPKLNRRTDSYGGDLENRARLAREIMTAVREAVGDRIAIIAKMNMDDGVPGGFWLDEAIVVAQWLEADGSVDALEMTAGSSLRNPMYLFKGDVPLDAFAEVMPKPIRLGVKLFGRALLREYPYRDGYLLDDARQIRAAVKLPMVLLGGITNKEVMDRGMAEGFQFVAMARALLREPDLVNRIQADHRVRSLCNHNNRCMPTNFTGARCVLVDRATTRSQTWGTEAGYVGASTEDR; encoded by the coding sequence GTGCTCGTGACCACCACGTCCCCACCAGTCCCGGACGTCTTCAGCCCCGGGAAGATCGGTCCCCTGACCCTGCGCAACCGCACGATCAAGGCGGCCACCTACGAAGGGCTCAGCCACCGCGGGAAGGTCACCCGGGACCTGGTCGACTTCCACGTCCGGTACGCGGCGGGCGGGGTCGGCATGACCACGGTGGCCTACTGCGCGGTCTCCCCCGAGGGGCGCACCGACAAGCACCAGGTCCTGTGGCGGCCCGAGGCGCTGCCCGGCCTGCGGGTGCTCACCGACGCCGTCCACGCCGAGGGGGCCGCCGTCTCCGCGCAGATCGGGCACGCCGGTCCCGTCGCCAACCCGACGGGGCGCGGGGTGGTGCTGGCACCGAGCCGGCACTTCCGCGGGCTCGGCTTCACCACGCCGGCGAGCCTCGGCGACCTGCACCGCATCGTGCGCGACCACGCCGCCGCGGCGCGCATGGCGATCGAGGCGGGGTTCGACGCGGTCGAGGTGCACCTCGGGCACAACTACCTGGCCAGCTCCTTCCTGAGCCCGAAGCTCAACCGCCGCACCGACTCCTACGGCGGCGACCTGGAGAACCGGGCGCGGCTGGCGCGGGAGATCATGACCGCGGTGCGCGAGGCGGTCGGCGACCGGATCGCCATCATCGCCAAGATGAACATGGACGACGGCGTGCCGGGCGGGTTCTGGCTCGACGAGGCCATCGTGGTGGCGCAGTGGCTGGAGGCCGACGGGTCGGTCGACGCGCTGGAGATGACGGCAGGCAGCTCGCTGCGCAACCCGATGTACCTGTTCAAGGGCGACGTGCCGCTCGACGCCTTCGCCGAGGTCATGCCGAAGCCGATCCGGCTCGGGGTGAAGCTGTTCGGCCGCGCCTTGCTGCGCGAGTACCCGTACCGGGACGGCTACCTGCTCGACGACGCCCGGCAGATCAGGGCCGCGGTGAAGCTGCCGATGGTCCTGCTCGGCGGCATCACGAACAAGGAGGTCATGGACCGCGGCATGGCCGAGGGCTTCCAGTTCGTCGCCATGGCGCGCGCCCTGCTGCGGGAACCGGACCTGGTCAACCGGATCCAGGCCGACCACCGCGTCCGGTCGCTGTGCAACCACAACAACCGCTGCATGCCGACGAACTTCACCGGCGCGCGGTGCGTGCTGGTCGACCGCGCCACCACGCGGTCGCAGACCTGGGGCACCGAGGCCGGTTACGTCGGTGCGTCCACTGAGGACCGATGA